The following coding sequences lie in one Zingiber officinale cultivar Zhangliang chromosome 2B, Zo_v1.1, whole genome shotgun sequence genomic window:
- the LOC122048986 gene encoding myb-related protein 308-like has product MGRSPCCEKAHTNKGAWTKEEDDRLVAYIRAHGEGCWRSLPKAAGLLRCGKSCRLRWINYLRPDLKRGNFTDEEDELIIKLHGLLGNKWSLIAARLPGRTDNEIKNYWNTHIRRKLVSRGIDPVTHRPIAGADHASSEAAPTPTSVPKRTTTPFAIGFVDIEDKSSSTGGCEVEPSPSAWQLSEFPDLNLELSIGPPSQAPEQQKSSRRQDSSSSTLRIQLL; this is encoded by the exons ATGGGCAGGTCGCCGTGCTGCGAGAAAGCGCACACGAATAAGGGAGCGTGGACTAAGGAGGAGGACGACCGGCTGGTGGCCTACATCCGCGCCCACGGCGAGGGGTGCTGGCGGTCGCTGCCTAAGGCCGCCGGCCTCCTCCGATGCGGGAAGAGCTGCCGTCTCCGTTGGATCAACTACCTCCGCCCCGACCTCAAGCGCGGCAACTTCACCGACGAGGAGGACGAGCTCATCATCAAGCTCCACGGCCTCCTCGGCAACAA GTGGTCTCTGATAGCTGCGCGATTGCCCGGGagaaccgacaacgagatcaagAACTACTGGAACACTCACATCAGAAGGAAGCTCGTGAGCAGGGGAATCGATCCGGTGACGCACCGGCCCATCGCCGGCGCTGATCATGCTTCTTCCGAGGCGGCGCCGACGCCGACTTCAGTCCCAAAGAGAACAACAACTCCTTTCGCGATTGGATTTGTGGACATTGAAGACAAGAGCAGCAGTACCGGCGGCTGCGAAGTGGAGCCATCGCCGTCGGCGTGGCAGCTGTCGGAGTTCCCAGACCTCAATCTCGAGCTCAGCATTGGCCCTCCCTCTCAAGCTCCGGAGCAGCAAAAGAGCTCGAGACGGCAGGATTCCTCGTCCTCAACGCTTAGAATTCaactactgtag